GCTTTCACCGTCGGGACTACCTGGGCGCGGCCTTCTGGCGTTACCTTCTGGCGTTACCTTCTGGCGTTACCTTCTGGCGTTACCTTCTGGCGTTACCTTCTGGCGTTACCTTCTGGCGTCACCTTCTGGCGTTACCTTCTGGCGTCACCTTCTGGCGTCACCTTCTGGCGTCACCTTCCGGCATCACCTTCTGGCATCACCTTCTCGCATCACCCTCTCCCGTCGCCAACCACTCCCTCCCAATCGACGATCGGCCAAGCACGCCGCCTTACACGGCGCACAACACCCTGCCCACCACCCGCCCGACAAACGCCCCCGGCACTGAAAAACAAAGCCCCCACGCAGCACACCGCCGCATGAGGGCTCGCTTCCCGCCGGCTCGCGCCGCTTACTGTTTCTTCGCCTTCGCGGCCTTCGCCGTATCCGCGAGGATCTTCTCGACCCGCTCCACGTAGGTTTCAGTGCCGAACCGGCGCACCGCCGTCGCACGCCCGCTCGCGACGAGCCGCTCGCGCAGCGCGCCGTCGCGCTTCAGCGTATCCAGCGCATCGGCCAGCGCGGTCGCATCGCCCGGCGCGCAGAGCAGCCCGTTGTCGCCATCCTCGATGATCTCGACGACACCGCCCGCGCGAGCCGCGACGACCGGCCGGCGCGCAAGCATCCCTTCGACGATCACGCGCCCGAACGGCTCGGGCGTGATCGACGTGTGCGCGACGACGTCGACCGCCGTCATGCACGCGGCCACGTCGCGCTGGAACCCGAGGAAATGCACGCGAGCGCCCATCCCGTGCCGGGCAACGTATTCATGCAGCTGCGCGGCGTATTCGTCCTCGCCGAACAGCGGCGCGCCTACCAGCACCACGTGCATGTCGGGATGCCGCGCGGCGGCCTCCAGCAGCACGTGCTGCCCCTTCCAGTGCGCGAGGCGGCTGAACGAACCGACCAGCCATGCGTGCTCGGGCAACCCAAGCCGCGCGCGCAGCGCAGCCTGGCTGACGCCTTCCAGCGCATCGAACGGCTCGGCCGAAATGCCGTTGAACACGACGTCGACGTGCTGCGGCGTGAAGCCCGTCAGCGTACGGAACGCCTGCGCGGACGCGTCGGAGTTCGCGATCACGCGCGTGACGCCAAGCCGCGCGCAGTACTTGATCGCCAGCAACTGCTTGCTGCCGAAATGGTCGGTACTGACGATGTCGCGCAGGTGCCACACCACCGGCTTGCGCGCGAGCCGCCCGGCCAGCGCGGCAACCACCATCGCGCGCTGCGTGTTCGCGTAGATCACTTCGGCGCGGCGTGCACGGCGCGCGACGTCGCGCACCAGCCCCACGAGCTGTTTCAACGCGCCGAGCGACACGCCGCCCTGCTTGCGCACGCCCGCGAGCGCGCCCTGGTCGACCACGTCGACGCGCGCGCCGATCTCGTCGAGCGCCGCGCGGAACGGGCCGTCGTCGAACAGCAGGACGTCGGCATTCGCCCGCATGTGCTTCATGATCTCGAGCAGCGACAGCTCGGCGCCGCCGAGCACGCCGCTCTGGTCGAGCACGAGCGTCGCCGGGCCGCGCGCGGCCGGCATCGGCGCGATGGCCGTACCGCGCTGCGCGGTCGAGCCGGGCAGCGCCGCTTCCACATAGTCGAGAAAGCGCCGCCGGAACGTATCGGCGGAAAACCGCTCCGCGTTCACGCGACAGGCGTTCGGCGTGAAGCGCTGCGGCGCACGCTCGAAATCGTCGACGGCCGCGACGATCGCGTGCGGCGTCTGTTCGTCGAAAAAGAGCCCGGTCGGGTTCAGGTTCGATTGCGGATCGAGCACGGTTTCGAGCGCACCGCCCTTGCCGTACGCGATCACCGGCGTGCCGCACGCCTGCGCCTCGACCACCGAGATCCCGAAATCCTCCTCGGCAGCGAACACGAACGCCTTCGCGCGCCGCATCCGGTCGTGCAGCACCGCGAACGGCTGGTAGCCCATGATCTCGACGTTCGGGCCAGCCTTCGCGCGAATCTTCTGCATCTCGGGGCCGTCGCCGATCACGACCAGCTTGCGCCCGGGCGTGCGCGAGAACGCGTCGACGATCAGGTCGATCTTCTTGTACGGCACCATCCGCGACGCGGTCAGGTAGAAATCCTCCTTCTCCGCGTTCAGCGAAAACGCGTCGACGTCGACCGGTGGGAAGATCACCGCCGCGTCGCGGTGGTAGACCTTCTTGATGCGCCGCGCGATGAACGCGGAGTTCGCGACGAAGCCGTCCACCGCGTTCGCGGTGCGCGTGTCCCAGTTGCGGATGTAATGCAGGATCATCCGCGCGAGCAGCGACTTCGGCCCGTGCGTGAGGTTCGACTGTTCCAGATACTGGTGCTGCAGGTCCCACGCATAGCGGATCGGCGAATGCACGTAGCTGATGTGCACCTGGTCCGGCCCCGTCAGCACGCCCTTCGCGACCGCGTGGCTGCTCGAGATCACGAGGTCGTACTCCGACACGTCGAGCTGCTCGATCGCGAGCGGCATCAGCGGCAGGTAGCTGCGGTACTTGGTGCGCGCGAACGGCAGCTTCTGGATGAACGATGTCGTCACCGGCTTGCCGCGCACGAACGCGCGATCGTCGAGGAAGTCGACGAGGCTGAACAGATCCGCGTCGGGAAAGCACGCGACGATCTGCTCGAGCACGCGCTCGGCGCCCGCATAGGTGACGAGCCAGTCGTGGACGATCGCCACGCGCAGCGCGCGCGTCGGATGGCGCGCGCTGGCCCGTTCGGCCGGCAGTGCCCGGCGCAGCGCGGTGGCATCGCCGGCTTCGGCCACGGCCGCATCGGCGGTGGCGAGATTCAATACGGCGTGTTCCGCCAGATCGCGATTCATGCGGTTTTCCTCGCATTGAGACGGACAAACAGGTCGCGCACCAGCGCACGCAACCCCGGTGTCATCGTGAGCGACCACGCGACGTTCAACAGCAGCACGACCGCGCACATGCCGATCGACTCGACGAGCCCCGGCCACGCTTGCGCCAGGAACAGGCTCGCCAGCAGGAACGCGAGGTGCGCGAGCATGTCGAGCACGATCGCGCGCATCCGGATCGCCGACAGGGTCAGCAGCACGCCGTAGTCGACGAGCGCGCGCGCCGCGACGACCACCGCCGCGCCGATCAGCCCGAAGTGATGGATGCCGTACCACAGGCCGCCGACGAAGAACGGCATCTCGACGAGCCCGGCGAACGCTGCGCGGGCCGGGTTGACCTGCGACTGGATCAGGATCCGCGTGACACTCGCCTGGCCGACGAGCCACACGCTGATCACCAGCACGCGGCCGACCGGCGCCGAATGCGCGGCGAGATCCGGGCCGACCCACAGCGTGAGGAACGGCGCGAGCGCGAAGATCGCGACGATGCCGACCGGCGTGAACACGCCGTTCAGGAATTCGAGCGACTGGCGCGCGAGCGTGTCCGCGTGGTCTCGACCGACGGCAGACAGGCGCGGGAACAGCGTGCGCACGAGCGCGTTCGGCAGCATGTTCAGGCGCGTGACGAGGTTCTGCGGCACCGTGTAGTAAGTGACGAACTTTGCACCCATGCCGGCGCCGAGCATCACGCGGTCGAGCGTGTCGGCAATCATGCTCGTCGTGCTCGCGATCAGCATCCAGCCGCCGAAGTTGAACAGCCCTTTCGCGGTGCCCCACTGCGGCGGATCGATGCGCCGGATCCCGAGCACCTTGATGCTGGCGTGGCCGAGCATCATCGCCGCGACCAGGCGCGCAACGACTGCCGCGGCGAGCACCGTCTGCAGGTTCGGCGCGATCCACCACGCGGCGCCGAGCGGCAGCAGCTGGAACAGGAACGTGCCGATCGTCTGGTTCGTGTTGAACACGCCGAAGCGTTCGGCGCCGTTGATCGCACCGGCGAACACCCACGACACGTTCGCCAGCGGAATCGCGAGCGCGAGCCACGGCAGTGCGAGATACACCTCGTGCTGCATCGCCGCCGACACCTTCGTGAAGTACGCGGTGTAGATGAACGCGCCGAAATAGATCAGCAGCCCGCCCACGATGCCGGTGCCGAGGTTCAGCCAGAACGCGCTCCAGAACACGCGCGCGCTTTCATCGGCGTTGCCGCTCGCGAGCGCCTTCGAGATGTGGTTCTGCGCGGCCATGCTCATCCCGAGATCGAGGATCCCGAAATAGCCGATCAGCGTCCACACGAGGCTGACGACGCCGTAGCGTTCGACGCCGAGCGCGTGGATATAGGCGGGCACCGTCACCAGCGACACGAAGGTCGGCAGGATCAGCCCGATGAAGTTGATCGAAACGTTCTTGAGTATGCCTTTGTCCATGCTTCTGCCTTGTGTGACGTCGCCCGTCACGGTTTCCAGCGATACATCAGCACCTTGCCGCGCGCGTCTTCCTCGACGAACACGAGGTACTCGCCGTTCTCGCGCCGGAACGCGCTGATGCCGAAGGGCACGTCGACCCAGCCGGAGGCCTTGCCGACCTCGGCGCCGGGGCTCATCACGCCCACTTCCTTGCCGGTTTCCTTGTCGTACACGTGGATCTTGCCGACCGGCTCCACCCCGAACAGGTAGCGGCCCTCGACCGTGAGCCCGATCAGGTCGAAGATCGGCTTCGCGTCGAGCTGCCACGGCAGCGCGACCTGGTAGCGCACGACGGGTGAGCCCGTCGACCACTTGTCGAAGCGCACCAGCACGCGGCCCACTTCCTTGTTGATGCCCGGCGCCGGCGGTGCGTCGGCCGTGTAGCCGGTCACGTACAGCGTGTCCGTCTGCGCGTCGTAGATCGAGCGGCGCAGCTGCGTGAACGGCTGCGGCATCGGGTAGGTCGTGACCTTGTCGTACGAGTAGATCGGGTTGCCGGCCTTGTCGACGCCGCCGTAACTGAAGCGGTGGATGCCGCGCACGTCGCTCGTGCGCCAGATGTCGCCCTTCGTGTCGACCCACCAGCCCCAGCCACCCGCCTTCGCCTTGCCGGTCGTGTTGATCTCGGCCTCGTCGGCATCGATCCGGCCGTTGCCGTTCGCGTCCCGCCACAGCCAGTCGCCGCCCGGCGGCTTGTTCGGCACCTTGTCGACCGGTCGCGCACGCCCCGCGATCAGTCCCGACGGAATCGCGACTTCGCCGTCGCGCTTCGCGTCGAAGCGGTAGATCTTCAGGTGATCGGCGTACATGTCCGTCAGGTACAGGAACGTGCGGCCGTCGAGGCGACGTGCGAACGGCATGCCGGGATACTGGTCCGTGTGGAACACGGGATCGTCCGGATACTTGAAGCGGTTCGACAGGAAGCCGACGTATTTCCAGTCCTGGCCCGGCGGCTTCGACAGGTCAAGCTCGAAGCGCTTGTTGCCCGTGTACACGCTGTTCGGCCGCGCCGGGTCGAGCCACGCGCCGTCGACGAACAGCAGCCCCTGCACCTGCCAGCGCTGCTTGCCGTCCGGCGTATAGCTTTCGAGTACCGCGCCGAGCCCTGCGCCGATCGTGTCGTGGCGCGGCCCGATGCCGTTCATCGACACATAGATGTTGCCCGCGCGGTCGACGCCGACACCCGTCAGCCCGTTGAAACGCTGCGGCCCCGGCCGGCCCGGCACCGGGCCCGCGAAGATGCCGCCGCGCTCGCCGAGCGAGCCCGACTGCGCATAGCCCTTGCCGCCTTTCGAGAAAATCAGGATCTGCTGGCGCGGGCCGTTGTCCGCGACAAGCACGCGCCCTTTCGCGTCGACCGCCACGTCCACCGCGTCGGTGCCTTCCGGCAGCGCGGGCGCGTCGTCGAGCTTGCGGCCATCGGCGCGCACGTGCACCAGGTGCGCGGGCCCGTTGATCGTGTCCGTGAGCAGCCACAGCGTGCCGTCGCCCGCGAGCGCGATGCGGCCCGGCTCGTGCGCGCTCCACGTGCCCTTCTGCTGCATCGTTTCCGCGTCGTACACGTCTACCGCGTCGCGCGACGGATTCGTCGCGAACAGCGTCTTGTCGTCGGCCGCGAGGCCGCCGACTTCCGCCTTCTGTTCGCCCACTTCCGAGCGCGCGGGCGCCGCCACCTCGTTCATCATCATGAAGCTCGCGGCCATCCGCGCGCGGCCGGTGTCCGCGCGACCGCCCGGCGCGACCTGCGGCGCCGCGCGGAACGGCGCGGGCTGCTTCAGGTCGCCGATCGTGCGGCGCGAGATGCCGAACCACTGCTTGCCCTTGTCCGGCCAGATGCCGGGCGATTGCAGGTGGCCGCGCTCGTTGCCGACACCGATCGCAACGTACGCGTACTTGCTGTTCACCGCGATCGCGCTGCCGCCGAGGTTGCCCCAGCCGTGCGTGCCGCCGGCGAAGCCGAGCATCTTCCCGTCCTGGTAGACACTCGCCTCGGCCCCGCTCTCGTCCCACGGCGCATTCGTATACACCTTGCCTTCAGGCGTCACCGCGATCGCGCGGATGTCGATCTGCGTCCAGCTGCCGTCGCCATAGCCGAACGTGTTGCCGATCCACGACGTCGTCGCGGGCAACACCGTTTCGGCCGGTGCGGCGCTCGTCAGCAGCGTCGCGCATACCGTCATGCCTACCAGAATCAGACGTCGCAATGCGCTTCTCCAGACTTGATGCAACAGCGACCGGCGCCGCCACGGACTGCTGCCGGCGCACCCTGTCGCTAAATAGGTTTCAAACGTCGCGATGCAGGTTACAAGCAAAAATAATCACAAGAAATTTGGAAATATTTGGGGATGTTTCCGCCTGAAATATCGAACCGGAACAGAGGCAAAAAGACGCCCGAAAACGGCAATAACGACCGCCTTTCAATTTCCGACCCGTAGAAAATGCCGCTTTGCGCCGCCTGACGGGGCCGCCCGGGCACCGACCTTTCACCCCGCGATCGAAATAACCGGCATTTGAATGTTTGTCGTCAGATAAATGACGCGCGTTTTTTTGCCGATTTCTTTTCCCTAGAATCGATTTCGATTCGATATTTCATTTAATGGCATGCATTACGTTCACGTTTACGCATCGGATGTGCGACACGCCCCGGCTCACGCCGCGCGTCGCGAAGGAGCGGCGCGATGACGGGCATCTCGCGACCCGCGGACCTCACCCCGCCGCAACACGGCCGCATCGTGCAGCTCGACGGGCTGCGCGCGATCGCGGTAGGCGCCGTGTTCCTGCAGCACGCGCTGAAGGCGCCGCTCTGGATGGGCGTCGACCTGTTCTTCGTGTTGAGCGGGCTGCTGATCACCGGCATCCTGCTCGATCGCAAGGCGCGCGGGCAGTCGTACTTCAGCCACTTCTACGCCCGCCGCGTGCGTCGCATCCTGCCGCCGTACGTGCTGCTGCTGGTGGTGTCGACGCTCCTGTTCGGTGCGAGCTGGCTGCCTCACTGGCCGTGGTTCGCGTTCTTCTCGACCAACATCGGGCTGTCGCTCGGCAGCATCGGCCATGACAGCCTGAACGTGCTGTGGTCGCTCGCGGTCGAGGAGCAGTTCTATATCTTCTGGCCGTTCGTCGTGCTGTGGTGCTCGGAGCGCGCGCTACTGTGGGTCGCCGCCGCACTGGTCGTCGCGGCCCCCGTGCTGCGCGCGATCGCGACGCCGTGGTTCGACTCGTTCTGGCCGATCTACTACCTGACGCCGTTCCGGATGGACCTGCTCGCCGCAGGCGCGCTGCTCGCGATCGTGCTGCGCCGCGACCGGCGCGCGCTCGAGCCGTTCTATCCGCTCGCGATCGTCGGCGCGCTCGTGTCGCTCGCGATCCTCGGCTGGCTGCACCTGTCGTTCCCGCGCTTTCGCGCCGCGAACACGCCGCTGTCGAATGCGGCGCTCTACAGCATCTCGCTGCTGCTGTGCACGTCGATCGTCGTGATCGCCCTGCGCGGCCGCGGGATCGTGCAGCGCGTGCTGACGAACCCGATGCTCGTCTACGTCGGCACCGTCAGCTACACCGTGTACCTGATCCACCTCAGCGTGCTGTACGCGCTGTGGCCGCTGCACCTGAACCGCTTCGTCACGGCCGCGCTGGCACTCGCGATCACGCTCGCGTACGCGACCTTGAGCTGGTACGGCTTCGAACGGCGCCTGACGCGCGGCCCCGCACGCCGCGCGCTGCCGGCCGCCGCCAGCACGACCGCCTGAATTTCCTCATCCATCGTTTCTATCAGGACAACGTCATGAGCCAAACTCGCAAGAAGGCCATCATCACCGGGATCTCGGGGCAAGACGGCGCCTACCTGACCAAGCTGCTGCTCGACAAGGGCTACGAGGTCACCGGTACCTACCGCCGCACCAGCTCGGTGAATTTCTGGCGCATCGCCGAGCTCGGCGTCGACACGCACCCGAACCTCACGCTCGTCGAACACGACCTGACCGACGCCGGCTCGAGCCTGCGCC
This window of the Burkholderia lata genome carries:
- a CDS encoding acyltransferase family protein, whose amino-acid sequence is MTGISRPADLTPPQHGRIVQLDGLRAIAVGAVFLQHALKAPLWMGVDLFFVLSGLLITGILLDRKARGQSYFSHFYARRVRRILPPYVLLLVVSTLLFGASWLPHWPWFAFFSTNIGLSLGSIGHDSLNVLWSLAVEEQFYIFWPFVVLWCSERALLWVAAALVVAAPVLRAIATPWFDSFWPIYYLTPFRMDLLAAGALLAIVLRRDRRALEPFYPLAIVGALVSLAILGWLHLSFPRFRAANTPLSNAALYSISLLLCTSIVVIALRGRGIVQRVLTNPMLVYVGTVSYTVYLIHLSVLYALWPLHLNRFVTAALALAITLAYATLSWYGFERRLTRGPARRALPAAASTTA
- a CDS encoding glycosyltransferase family 4 protein yields the protein MNRDLAEHAVLNLATADAAVAEAGDATALRRALPAERASARHPTRALRVAIVHDWLVTYAGAERVLEQIVACFPDADLFSLVDFLDDRAFVRGKPVTTSFIQKLPFARTKYRSYLPLMPLAIEQLDVSEYDLVISSSHAVAKGVLTGPDQVHISYVHSPIRYAWDLQHQYLEQSNLTHGPKSLLARMILHYIRNWDTRTANAVDGFVANSAFIARRIKKVYHRDAAVIFPPVDVDAFSLNAEKEDFYLTASRMVPYKKIDLIVDAFSRTPGRKLVVIGDGPEMQKIRAKAGPNVEIMGYQPFAVLHDRMRRAKAFVFAAEEDFGISVVEAQACGTPVIAYGKGGALETVLDPQSNLNPTGLFFDEQTPHAIVAAVDDFERAPQRFTPNACRVNAERFSADTFRRRFLDYVEAALPGSTAQRGTAIAPMPAARGPATLVLDQSGVLGGAELSLLEIMKHMRANADVLLFDDGPFRAALDEIGARVDVVDQGALAGVRKQGGVSLGALKQLVGLVRDVARRARRAEVIYANTQRAMVVAALAGRLARKPVVWHLRDIVSTDHFGSKQLLAIKYCARLGVTRVIANSDASAQAFRTLTGFTPQHVDVVFNGISAEPFDALEGVSQAALRARLGLPEHAWLVGSFSRLAHWKGQHVLLEAAARHPDMHVVLVGAPLFGEDEYAAQLHEYVARHGMGARVHFLGFQRDVAACMTAVDVVAHTSITPEPFGRVIVEGMLARRPVVAARAGGVVEIIEDGDNGLLCAPGDATALADALDTLKRDGALRERLVASGRATAVRRFGTETYVERVEKILADTAKAAKAKKQ
- a CDS encoding oligosaccharide flippase family protein, which translates into the protein MDKGILKNVSINFIGLILPTFVSLVTVPAYIHALGVERYGVVSLVWTLIGYFGILDLGMSMAAQNHISKALASGNADESARVFWSAFWLNLGTGIVGGLLIYFGAFIYTAYFTKVSAAMQHEVYLALPWLALAIPLANVSWVFAGAINGAERFGVFNTNQTIGTFLFQLLPLGAAWWIAPNLQTVLAAAVVARLVAAMMLGHASIKVLGIRRIDPPQWGTAKGLFNFGGWMLIASTTSMIADTLDRVMLGAGMGAKFVTYYTVPQNLVTRLNMLPNALVRTLFPRLSAVGRDHADTLARQSLEFLNGVFTPVGIVAIFALAPFLTLWVGPDLAAHSAPVGRVLVISVWLVGQASVTRILIQSQVNPARAAFAGLVEMPFFVGGLWYGIHHFGLIGAAVVVAARALVDYGVLLTLSAIRMRAIVLDMLAHLAFLLASLFLAQAWPGLVESIGMCAVVLLLNVAWSLTMTPGLRALVRDLFVRLNARKTA